The Polyangiaceae bacterium genome includes a region encoding these proteins:
- a CDS encoding 6,7-dimethyl-8-ribityllumazine synthase, which produces MSDSPKLIEGTLIPPGKARFGIVASRFNDFIVDRLVAGALDAFARHGVPSDHVTLVRVPGSWELPLVCSRLCKSGKLDAVIALGAVIRGGTPHFDYVAAEAAKGVAAASAESGVPVVFGVLTTDSIEQAIERAGTKMGNKGYDAAMAAIEMVSLGKALADAGL; this is translated from the coding sequence ATGTCCGACTCACCCAAGCTCATCGAAGGCACGCTGATCCCGCCGGGCAAGGCGCGCTTCGGCATCGTCGCGTCGCGCTTCAACGACTTCATCGTGGACCGGCTGGTGGCCGGCGCGCTGGACGCCTTCGCGCGTCACGGCGTCCCGTCCGATCACGTCACGCTGGTGCGGGTGCCAGGCAGCTGGGAGCTGCCGCTGGTCTGCTCGCGCCTCTGCAAGAGCGGCAAGCTCGACGCTGTGATCGCCCTGGGCGCGGTGATCCGCGGCGGTACGCCGCACTTCGACTACGTCGCCGCCGAAGCCGCCAAGGGCGTGGCCGCTGCCTCCGCAGAGAGCGGCGTGCCGGTGGTGTTCGGCGTGCTCACCACGGACAGCATCGAGCAGGCCATCGAGCGCGCCGGCACCAAGATGGGCAACAAGGGCTACGACGCCGCGATGGCCGCCATCGAGATGGTGAGCCTCGGCAAGGCCCTCGCCGACGCCGGGCTCTAG